A genomic segment from Triticum dicoccoides isolate Atlit2015 ecotype Zavitan chromosome 1A, WEW_v2.0, whole genome shotgun sequence encodes:
- the LOC119270198 gene encoding alpha-galactosidase-like isoform X2 — translation MEGYRGRPWTRLPALLLACAAAAAVGECRVVHVGEAHRRSMLANGLGATPPMGWNSWNHFACDGNGEVVIRETADALVSTGLAAAGYKYVNLDDCWAEPERDAKGNLAANKKTFPHGIKALADYVHSKGLKLGIYSDAGYKTCAKAQPGSLGHEEQDAKTFASWGVDYLKYDNCNNGDTKPLQRYPDMSKALMQAGRPIFFNLCEWGDMHPARWGAAYGNSWRTTNDIEDTWNSMTSMADQNEVWAEYARPGGWNDPDMLEVGNGGMTNDEYIVHFSIWAISKAPLIIGCDVRHMSQDTYDILANKEVIAVNQDPLGVQGKKVRMEGSSEIWAAPLTGYRTAVLLLNRHAKDEAQITAHWDDIGLPAGTAVDARDLWLHKTLDAKFTDKMSFNVTPHAARMFVLTPLKSQMD, via the exons ATGGAAGGTTATCGTGGCCGGCCATGGACCAGGCTACCGGCGCTGCTGCtggcctgcgccgccgccgccgccgtgggcgAGTGCAGGGTGGTGCACGTGGGAGAGGCGCACCGGCGGAGCATGCTGGCCAATGGCCTCGGCGCGACGCCGCCCATGGG GTGGAATAGCTGGAATCACTTCGCCTGCGACGGCAACGGCGAGGTTGTCATCAGGGAGACCG CCGATGCGCTTGTGTCCACCGGGCTCGCCGCTGCCGGCTACAAATACGTCAATCTTG ATGATTGCTGGGCAGAACCCGAACGTGATGCGAAG GGCAATCTTGCGGCGAACAAGAAGACGTTCCCGCACGGGATAAAGGCACTCGCAGACTACGTCCACAGCAAGGGGCTCAAGCTCGGCATCTACTCCGATGCTGG atacaagacatgcGCCAAGGCTCAGCCTGGGTCCCTCGGCCACGAGGAGCAGGACGCCAAGACCTTTGCCTCCTGG GGAGTCGACTACCTCAAGTACGACAACTGCAACAACGGCGACACGAAGCCGCTGCAGAGGTACCCTGACATGAGCAAGGCTCTGATGCAGGCCGGCCGACccatcttcttcaacctctgcgAATG GGGCGACATGCACCCGGCGCGGTGGGGCGCGGCCTACGGCAACAGCTGGAGAACCACCAACGACATTGAGGACACCTGGAACAG CATGACGTCGATGGCGGACCAGAACGAGGTGTGGGCCGAGTACGCGCGCCCCGGCGGCTGGAACG ACCCGGACATGCTGGAGGTGGGCAACGGAGGGATGACCAACGACGAGTACATCGTGCACTTCAGCATCTGGGCCATCTCAAAG GCGCCTCTGATCATCGGCTGCGACGTGAGGCACATGTCGCAGGACACCTACGACATCCTCGCCAACAAGGAGGTGATCGCCGTCAACCaag ATCCTCTCGGCGTACAGGGGAAGAAAGTGAGGATGGAGGGGAGCAGCGAG ATCTGGGCTGCGCCGCTGACGGGGTACAGGACGGCGGTGCTGCTGCTGAACCGGCACGCCAAGGACGAGGCCCAGATCACGGCGCACTGGGACGACATCGGCCTCCCCGCCGGCACGGCCGTCGACGCCAGGGACCTCTGGCTG CACAAGACGCTCGACGCCAAGTTCACGGACAAGATGAGCTTCAACGTGACGCCGCACGCGGCCAGGATGTTCGTGCTCACGCCTCTCAAGTCCCAGATGGACTAA
- the LOC119270198 gene encoding alpha-galactosidase-like isoform X1, protein MEGYRGRPWTRLPALLLACAAAAAVGECRVVHVGEAHRRSMLANGLGATPPMGWNSWNHFACDGNGEVVIRETADALVSTGLAAAGYKYVNLDDCWAEPERDAKGNLAANKKTFPHGIKALADYVHSKGLKLGIYSDAGYKTCAKAQPGSLGHEEQDAKTFASWGVDYLKYDNCNNGDTKPLQRYPDMSKALMQAGRPIFFNLCEWGDMHPARWGAAYGNSWRTTNDIEDTWNRLISWPVSPFGHPAGCCNSVIQIVQRRMVWCFSMTSMADQNEVWAEYARPGGWNDPDMLEVGNGGMTNDEYIVHFSIWAISKAPLIIGCDVRHMSQDTYDILANKEVIAVNQDPLGVQGKKVRMEGSSEIWAAPLTGYRTAVLLLNRHAKDEAQITAHWDDIGLPAGTAVDARDLWLHKTLDAKFTDKMSFNVTPHAARMFVLTPLKSQMD, encoded by the exons ATGGAAGGTTATCGTGGCCGGCCATGGACCAGGCTACCGGCGCTGCTGCtggcctgcgccgccgccgccgccgtgggcgAGTGCAGGGTGGTGCACGTGGGAGAGGCGCACCGGCGGAGCATGCTGGCCAATGGCCTCGGCGCGACGCCGCCCATGGG GTGGAATAGCTGGAATCACTTCGCCTGCGACGGCAACGGCGAGGTTGTCATCAGGGAGACCG CCGATGCGCTTGTGTCCACCGGGCTCGCCGCTGCCGGCTACAAATACGTCAATCTTG ATGATTGCTGGGCAGAACCCGAACGTGATGCGAAG GGCAATCTTGCGGCGAACAAGAAGACGTTCCCGCACGGGATAAAGGCACTCGCAGACTACGTCCACAGCAAGGGGCTCAAGCTCGGCATCTACTCCGATGCTGG atacaagacatgcGCCAAGGCTCAGCCTGGGTCCCTCGGCCACGAGGAGCAGGACGCCAAGACCTTTGCCTCCTGG GGAGTCGACTACCTCAAGTACGACAACTGCAACAACGGCGACACGAAGCCGCTGCAGAGGTACCCTGACATGAGCAAGGCTCTGATGCAGGCCGGCCGACccatcttcttcaacctctgcgAATG GGGCGACATGCACCCGGCGCGGTGGGGCGCGGCCTACGGCAACAGCTGGAGAACCACCAACGACATTGAGGACACCTGGAACAGGTTGATATCTTGGCCCGTTTCCCCTTTTGGCCATCCTGCTGGCTGCTGCAACTCTGTCATTCAGATTGTTCAGAGGAGAATGGTTTGGTGTTTCAGCATGACGTCGATGGCGGACCAGAACGAGGTGTGGGCCGAGTACGCGCGCCCCGGCGGCTGGAACG ACCCGGACATGCTGGAGGTGGGCAACGGAGGGATGACCAACGACGAGTACATCGTGCACTTCAGCATCTGGGCCATCTCAAAG GCGCCTCTGATCATCGGCTGCGACGTGAGGCACATGTCGCAGGACACCTACGACATCCTCGCCAACAAGGAGGTGATCGCCGTCAACCaag ATCCTCTCGGCGTACAGGGGAAGAAAGTGAGGATGGAGGGGAGCAGCGAG ATCTGGGCTGCGCCGCTGACGGGGTACAGGACGGCGGTGCTGCTGCTGAACCGGCACGCCAAGGACGAGGCCCAGATCACGGCGCACTGGGACGACATCGGCCTCCCCGCCGGCACGGCCGTCGACGCCAGGGACCTCTGGCTG CACAAGACGCTCGACGCCAAGTTCACGGACAAGATGAGCTTCAACGTGACGCCGCACGCGGCCAGGATGTTCGTGCTCACGCCTCTCAAGTCCCAGATGGACTAA